GTGGCTGAGCGCGTTCCTTTCATATTGGCCAGCGCCAGCCCGCGCCGTCGCGACCTTCTGGCTCTGATCGGGCTTGTGCCTGATCAGATCGTGGGGGCGGATCTTGACGAATCTCCCCTTAAAGATGAAACACCAGCGCAACTGGCGCTGCGTCTCGCTGTGTCGAAAGCTCAGGCCGTAGCCAGCTCGACTCCTGGCTTTGTGCTGGCCGCCGATACGGTGGTCTGCGTCGGCCGCCGTGTGCTCGATAAGGCCGAAACCACCGAGGATGTGGCCGCCTGCCTCAAGCTGCTGTCTGGCCGTGGCCACCGCGTCTATACCGGCGTGGCGGTGGTGAACCCGGCCGGCAAGCTGTCATCACGGCTGGTCGAGACGCGCATCAGCTTCAAACGCCTCAGCGCCGCCGATACAGCCGCCTATCTGGCCAGCTGCGAAGGCATCGGTAAGGCGGGCGGTTACGCCATCCAGGGCCTCGCTGGAGCTTTTGTCACCCATCTGGTCGGCAGCTATACCGGTGTCATGGGACTACCCCTCTATGAGACGCGCTGTCTTCTCGAAGGTTCTGGCCTGCTCGAAGGCGCGGGTCTTAAGGCGTGATTACGCTCCACCACGAGAGCCGCTTCGGACTGGCGCGCGGCGCCATCTGCCTTGATGGCCGGCCTCATATCTATCTCGAAGGTTATGACCAGGACGCCGCGCTCAATCTGCTCGGTGTGCGTTCGGTAGCGCGTCTGAAAAGCAAGTCGGGCGGCGTCGCTTTCCTGACCCTTGCGGATGGCGCCGAAGCGGTGCTGGATGCCCCGCAGGAGGCGCTGGCGAAGCTCAATGAAGGGGACGCCCTTGAGGTCACCATCATCGCCGAGGCCCGCCAGGACAAACTGGCCCGCGCCAATCTGCTCGCGCCTGCTGAAGGTTCACCGCGCCGCCTGTCGCCGGTGCTGAGTTTGAGAGAGCGTCTGCTGGCCCGCGCCACGGCCGCTTTCGGTGACCTGCCTGTTGCAGCCGTCGATGATCCGGATACGCTGGGCGAGGCCGAAGACGCGGCGCTCAATCCATCCGGCCCTTTGTCCGAAGGCGGCTACCTCAGCGTCGAGCGCACCCGCGCCCTGATCGCATGTGATATCGATTCGGCCGGTGGGGAGGGGATGGCCACGCCCAAGGCCTTCGCCAAGGCCTGCAATGAACGCGCGGCCAGCGATATCTCACGCCGCCTGCGCCTGTCCGGTCTGGCAGGTCTGGTGGTGATCGACCTGATCGGCAAGCGCCATGACGCCGATCGTCTGCGCCAGCTTCTGCAATCCGGTTTTGGGCCTGAGGCCGATCGCCTTATCATTGGCCCCGTTGGCAAGTTCGGCACGCTCGAATTTGTCCGTCCGTGGGGCGCCTGTCCGCTAATGGACGCAAAGCCGGGCTTGCGCGCCGCGCACAGGTTGCTGCGCGAGGCTGTGAAGCGCGCACAGAGCGAGCCTGGCCGCTTGCTGACCTTGCGCGCGCCGGTCGGCACACTAGATATTATCCGTCCGCTGCTGGCGGCTTCCCATGATCCGCTATCGGCGATCCTGCGTCTGGAAGCGGCCGCCAAGTCCGAGGTTATCGTATGATCCGCAAATGTACCCGCTGCCAGAAGCCCTATGGT
The window above is part of the Asticcacaulis sp. MM231 genome. Proteins encoded here:
- a CDS encoding Maf family nucleotide pyrophosphatase, whose translation is MVAERVPFILASASPRRRDLLALIGLVPDQIVGADLDESPLKDETPAQLALRLAVSKAQAVASSTPGFVLAADTVVCVGRRVLDKAETTEDVAACLKLLSGRGHRVYTGVAVVNPAGKLSSRLVETRISFKRLSAADTAAYLASCEGIGKAGGYAIQGLAGAFVTHLVGSYTGVMGLPLYETRCLLEGSGLLEGAGLKA
- a CDS encoding ribonuclease E/G, translated to MITLHHESRFGLARGAICLDGRPHIYLEGYDQDAALNLLGVRSVARLKSKSGGVAFLTLADGAEAVLDAPQEALAKLNEGDALEVTIIAEARQDKLARANLLAPAEGSPRRLSPVLSLRERLLARATAAFGDLPVAAVDDPDTLGEAEDAALNPSGPLSEGGYLSVERTRALIACDIDSAGGEGMATPKAFAKACNERAASDISRRLRLSGLAGLVVIDLIGKRHDADRLRQLLQSGFGPEADRLIIGPVGKFGTLEFVRPWGACPLMDAKPGLRAAHRLLREAVKRAQSEPGRLLTLRAPVGTLDIIRPLLAASHDPLSAILRLEAAAKSEVIV